One region of Gossypium raimondii isolate GPD5lz chromosome 6, ASM2569854v1, whole genome shotgun sequence genomic DNA includes:
- the LOC105771967 gene encoding uncharacterized protein LOC105771967, with the protein MLRSGKQTGELTIDSTIGPQTTGEMSPNEKVKSKELVDASEKEVPQIVTHMPNVRPSKLSTQPKVSAQSDELLFKKKKLSDMETIALIEGCSAFLTNKLPPKMKDPALCDLGASINLMPLSTFRKFGIGHMKPTVVALQLADQSLAQPEEQIKDILVHVDKFIFSADFIILDYEAGKEVPVILGRPFLAIRRTLIDIYKGELTMRLNDEHVTFNIF; encoded by the exons ATGCTTAGGAGTGGCAAACAAACTGGCGAGCTGACTATAGACTCTACTATTGGACCTCAAACTACTGGTGAAATGAGCCCTAATGAGAAGGTTAAATCTAAAGAGCTTGTTGATGCATCAGAAAAAGAAGTTCCACaaattgtcactcatatgcctaatgtCCGACCCTCGAAGTTATCGACGCAACCAAAAGTGTCGGCGCAATCAGAT gaGCTATTGttcaagaagaagaagcttaGTGATAtggaaactattgcactcaTAGAGGGCTGCAGTGCTTTTTTGACTAATAAATTgccccctaaaatgaaagatCCT GCTTTATGCGACTTGGGAGCTAGCATCAACCTAATGCCGCTATCAACTTTCAGAAAGTTTggaattggtcacatgaaaCCTACTGTAGTGGCATTGCAACTAGCTGATCAATCTTTGGCTCAACCTGAAGAGCAAATCAAAGATATCTTAGTTCATgtggataaatttattttttcggctgattttatcatacttgactacGAGGCAGGCAAGGAGGTTCCCGTAATCTTGGgacgaccatttttagccatCAGGCGAACTCTTATTGATATTTACAAAGGTGAACTGACCATGCGACTTAATGATGAGCACGTTACCTTCAATATTTTCTAA